One Kiritimatiellales bacterium genomic window carries:
- the folK gene encoding 2-amino-4-hydroxy-6-hydroxymethyldihydropteridine diphosphokinase has protein sequence MIRAGFCLGSNLGDRKRFLMQAKNRLLMDSGVKLIAQSAVYETEPVDVKEKYAALKFLNAVLILESPYDAAAWLKKIHAVEAALHRVRGDDRNAPRTVDVDLLFCGDEVIDNAHLQVPHPRWAERRFVVQPLAEICPDLVLPGMDVSVRNVLAKLPDSGDVRRFSDRW, from the coding sequence ATGATCCGCGCCGGTTTTTGTCTCGGCTCAAATCTCGGCGACCGGAAACGGTTTTTGATGCAGGCAAAAAACCGGCTGTTAATGGATTCCGGCGTGAAACTGATCGCGCAGTCCGCCGTTTATGAAACAGAACCGGTGGATGTAAAAGAGAAGTACGCCGCACTGAAATTTTTAAACGCGGTTCTGATTCTTGAAAGTCCATATGATGCAGCCGCGTGGCTGAAAAAAATTCATGCGGTGGAGGCGGCGCTGCACCGCGTGCGCGGTGACGACAGGAATGCACCGCGCACGGTGGATGTTGATCTGCTGTTCTGCGGCGATGAGGTGATTGATAACGCGCATCTGCAGGTTCCGCATCCGCGCTGGGCGGAACGCCGGTTTGTTGTTCAGCCGCTGGCCGAAATCTGTCCCGATCTGGTTCTGCCGGGTATGGACGTGAGCGTGCGGAATGTGCTTGCGAAACTGCCGGATTCCGGCGATGTTCGCCGGTTTTCAGATAGATGGTGA
- a CDS encoding peroxiredoxin — translation MIAEGKKAPAFALKGSDGTTHALKDYAGKTVVLYFYPKDHTPGCTKEACSFRDVHTQIENLNAVVIGVSSDSLESHDTFIEKFKLPFVLLSDPDRSVMTAYGAFGEKMHYGKLITGVIRSTVIVGEDGKILKHWKKVPQAETHPAKVLEFLEGLQK, via the coding sequence ATGATTGCAGAAGGAAAAAAAGCGCCGGCGTTTGCGTTGAAAGGCAGTGACGGAACAACTCATGCGCTGAAGGATTACGCCGGAAAAACCGTAGTTCTTTATTTTTATCCGAAAGATCATACGCCGGGATGCACCAAAGAAGCGTGCAGTTTCCGCGATGTTCACACGCAGATTGAAAACCTGAATGCGGTGGTCATCGGCGTCAGCAGCGATTCGCTTGAATCGCATGACACCTTCATTGAAAAATTCAAGCTGCCGTTCGTACTGCTTTCTGATCCGGACAGAAGCGTGATGACAGCATACGGAGCGTTCGGTGAAAAAATGCACTACGGTAAACTGATTACCGGCGTGATCCGTTCGACGGTGATCGTCGGTGAAGACGGAAAAATTTTAAAGCACTGGAAAAAAGTTCCGCAGGCGGAAACGCATCCCGCCAAAGTGCTCGAATTTTTAGAAGGGCTGCAGAAATGA
- the dapF gene encoding diaminopimelate epimerase, which yields MKIKFWKMHGAKNDFVLIDDRTGMFPADDQNFIRHLAARRSGIGAEGIVLIQPSRAADFFMRFYNPDGGEADMCGNAARCTARLANELNIAGERMSIETAAGCLEAEILDESRVQLRMTEPREWLLNEPLEMEEGQLTFSFVNTGVPHVVMRTGNLRETDVRTAGAAIRRHRRFAPAGANVNFIEITPDGALLIRTYERGVEDETPACGTGITAAGLIAAKNGWVELPVIVHAASGDVLTVDAELTGAGAKHVMLSGPTAHVYEGEIEYKE from the coding sequence GTGAAAATTAAATTCTGGAAAATGCACGGCGCAAAGAATGATTTTGTGCTGATTGACGACCGCACCGGAATGTTTCCGGCGGATGATCAGAATTTTATCCGGCATCTTGCCGCGCGCCGCTCCGGCATCGGCGCCGAAGGCATTGTGCTGATTCAGCCGTCGCGCGCCGCCGATTTTTTTATGCGGTTTTATAATCCGGACGGCGGCGAAGCGGATATGTGCGGCAACGCCGCGCGCTGTACCGCACGGCTGGCGAATGAACTTAACATTGCCGGCGAACGGATGAGCATTGAAACCGCCGCCGGTTGCCTGGAAGCGGAAATTCTCGACGAGTCGCGCGTTCAGCTGCGGATGACAGAACCGCGGGAGTGGCTTCTGAATGAACCGCTGGAGATGGAGGAGGGTCAACTGACCTTCAGTTTTGTGAATACCGGCGTGCCGCACGTTGTGATGCGGACGGGTAATTTACGCGAAACAGACGTGCGCACTGCCGGCGCCGCGATTCGCCGTCACCGGCGTTTTGCACCCGCCGGCGCGAATGTAAATTTTATTGAGATTACACCGGACGGCGCGCTGCTGATCCGCACCTATGAGCGCGGCGTTGAAGATGAAACGCCGGCGTGCGGCACCGGAATTACCGCCGCCGGCTTAATTGCCGCGAAAAACGGCTGGGTGGAACTGCCGGTGATTGTACACGCGGCGAGCGGCGATGTGCTGACGGTGGACGCGGAGCTGACCGGCGCCGGCGCCAAACATGTCATGCTGAGCGGACCGACGGCACATGTGTATGAAGGCGAAATTGAATACAAGGAGTGA
- the ligA gene encoding NAD-dependent DNA ligase LigA: MSSELNRSEARNEIEKLRAEIEQHTRLYYVDAAPAISDRDFDALLRRLDGLEKNFPEFDSPESPTHRVGNDIDSFFSYKHSVPMISLANTYSKDELIDFDARVKKLLGGKNYSYVLEPKIDGVAMSLRYENGKFVRALTRGNGETGDDVTANIKTIKSIPMYLLGNAPEILEVRGEVYMTRAGFVKLNEERDEAGLEPFANPRNAAAGSIKLLSPRAVAKRPLDAVFYGTGESSAAFETHQEMLAALKKLGLQTTPQHWPCAGIDEVLEKLDTLQNMRHDFAFEIDGGVLKINERNLYSELGSTAKSPRWAVAYKYEPEQAETRLKEITIQIGRTGVLTPVAELEPVQLSGTVVKRATLHNEDEIRRKDIRISDRVIVEKAGEIIPAVVRVVIEKRTGAEIPFDMQTACRALGITPVKNEGEVAWRIDDLHHPAMLKRWLTYFASRHGMDIEGLGEAVVEQLVDSALVKSPADFYRLEKEQLLGLEGFKEKKAANLIAAIEKSKRQPLDRILFALGIRYVGSGAARVLAQNFATIDALMNAGSEQLETIRDIGPVAGQSIRSFFKTPANIELIEQLKAAGVNFEQAAQTGSNEFAGLTFVLTGTLETLSRTEAGDLIRARGGTVAGSVSKNTDYVVAGANAGSKLTKAEELGVNILDETAFLAMSGKTGGKKTPAPEPKTAPAEQSELF, translated from the coding sequence ATGAGTTCAGAATTAAACAGAAGTGAGGCGCGGAATGAAATAGAAAAACTGCGCGCAGAAATTGAACAGCATACGCGGCTCTATTATGTCGACGCCGCGCCGGCAATTTCTGATCGCGATTTTGACGCCCTGCTCCGCCGGCTCGACGGCCTCGAAAAAAATTTCCCTGAATTTGATTCGCCGGAAAGTCCCACGCATCGAGTTGGAAATGACATTGATAGTTTTTTTTCCTACAAACATTCTGTGCCAATGATTAGTTTGGCGAACACCTACAGCAAAGATGAGCTGATTGACTTTGACGCACGCGTAAAAAAACTGCTCGGCGGCAAAAACTATTCGTATGTGCTCGAACCGAAAATTGACGGCGTTGCCATGTCACTCCGCTATGAAAACGGAAAGTTTGTTCGGGCGTTAACTCGTGGAAATGGAGAAACCGGCGATGATGTAACAGCCAACATAAAAACCATAAAATCCATTCCGATGTATCTTTTAGGCAATGCGCCGGAAATCCTCGAAGTGCGCGGCGAAGTGTATATGACACGCGCCGGTTTTGTGAAACTCAACGAAGAACGCGACGAAGCCGGACTCGAGCCGTTTGCGAATCCGCGTAATGCCGCTGCCGGATCAATAAAATTACTTAGTCCACGCGCTGTTGCAAAACGTCCGCTCGATGCGGTGTTTTACGGCACTGGCGAAAGTTCCGCCGCATTTGAAACGCATCAGGAGATGCTCGCCGCGCTCAAAAAACTCGGCCTGCAAACTACGCCACAGCACTGGCCGTGCGCCGGAATTGATGAAGTCCTCGAAAAACTCGATACACTGCAAAACATGCGGCATGACTTTGCATTCGAGATCGACGGCGGTGTACTTAAAATTAATGAACGCAATCTTTACAGCGAACTCGGCTCCACCGCCAAAAGCCCGCGCTGGGCGGTTGCCTATAAATATGAGCCGGAACAGGCCGAGACGCGGCTTAAAGAGATCACCATTCAAATCGGGCGCACCGGCGTGCTAACGCCGGTGGCGGAACTTGAGCCGGTGCAGCTTTCCGGCACGGTTGTCAAACGCGCGACACTGCACAATGAAGACGAAATCCGGCGCAAAGATATTCGCATCAGTGACCGCGTCATCGTTGAAAAAGCCGGCGAAATTATTCCGGCGGTTGTGCGTGTTGTCATCGAAAAACGCACCGGTGCTGAAATTCCGTTTGATATGCAGACCGCGTGCCGCGCACTCGGAATTACGCCGGTGAAAAATGAGGGTGAGGTTGCCTGGCGCATCGACGACCTGCATCATCCGGCGATGCTTAAACGCTGGCTCACCTATTTTGCATCCCGGCACGGCATGGATATTGAAGGACTCGGCGAAGCGGTGGTTGAACAGCTCGTCGACAGCGCTCTTGTCAAAAGTCCGGCGGATTTTTACCGGCTCGAAAAAGAGCAGCTGCTCGGACTCGAAGGCTTCAAAGAAAAAAAAGCGGCCAACCTCATTGCGGCGATTGAAAAAAGCAAACGCCAGCCGCTGGACCGGATACTTTTTGCGCTCGGAATCCGGTACGTCGGCAGCGGCGCGGCGCGTGTCCTCGCGCAGAATTTTGCAACCATCGACGCTTTGATGAACGCCGGCAGCGAACAGCTTGAAACGATCCGTGATATCGGACCGGTTGCCGGCCAAAGCATCCGCAGTTTTTTTAAAACACCGGCCAACATTGAATTGATTGAACAGTTAAAAGCCGCCGGCGTAAATTTTGAACAGGCCGCCCAAACCGGCAGCAATGAATTTGCCGGTTTAACCTTCGTCCTCACCGGCACACTGGAAACGCTGTCGCGCACCGAAGCCGGCGATCTCATTCGCGCGCGCGGCGGAACCGTGGCCGGCAGCGTTTCAAAAAATACCGACTATGTCGTCGCCGGCGCAAACGCCGGCTCAAAACTCACCAAAGCTGAAGAACTCGGTGTAAATATTCTCGATGAAACCGCATTTCTCGCAATGAGCGGAAAAACCGGCGGCAAAAAAACTCCGGCACCGGAGCCTAAAACCGCGCCGGCTGAACAAAGCGAGCTTTTTTGA